A single window of Malus sylvestris chromosome 5, drMalSylv7.2, whole genome shotgun sequence DNA harbors:
- the LOC126623163 gene encoding copper-transporting ATPase PAA1, chloroplastic isoform X1 yields MSMEATLSAATPTTAALLAASKSLNRRLARTFLSQRLPSRLLARRHLTSLHTNYYGFQTPKPNPLSSSSLRSLCVVDPLLRRRLECVGSSAASFASGGGNGGFGGESGGRGGDGEGGSGGGDAKSKVVAAGGDEVSVLSTDVIILDVGGMTCGGCAASVKRILENQPQVSSASVNLTTETAIVWPVSEEKAAPNWQKQLGETLANQLTSCGFKSNLRDSGRDNFLKVFERKMEEKRKRLKDSGNELAFSWALCAVCLVGHASHFFGAKAPWIHALHSTGFHLSLCLFTLLGPGRRLIFDGLRSLVKGAPNMNTLVGLGALSSFTVSSLAAFIPKLGWKTFFEEPIMLIAFVLLGRNLEQRAKIKASSDMTELLSIVPSKARLLVNNGEQELESVVEVSTNSLSVGDKIVVLPGDRVPVDGIVKAGRSIIDESSFTGEPLPVTKLPGSQVAAGSINLNGTLTVEVQRPGGETAMADIVRLVEEAQSREAPVQRLADKVSGHFTYGVMTLSAATFLFWSLIGGHILPAAFHGGNSVSLALQLSCSVLVVACPCALGLATPTAVLVGTSLGAKRGLLLRGGSILEKFSMVNTIVFDKTGTLTVGKPVVTKIVTPERSKVTDLKEKINHTWSEVDVLKFAAGVESNTVHPVAKAIVEASQALNCQNMKVADGTFLEEPGSGAVATVENKKVSVGTLEWVQRHGVTKNPFDEVEAHTSQSIVYVGIDSTLAGLIYLEDQIREDAGQVVKSLSKQGIDVYMLSGDKRNNAEYVASAVGIPKEKVISGVKPTEKKKFIMELQKDQNIVAMVGDGINDAAALASSHVGIAMGGGVGAASEVSSIVLLGNRLSQLLDALELSRLTMKTVKQNLWWAFAYNIVGLPIAAGVLLPVTGTILTPSIAGGLMGLSSVGVMANSLFLRYKFSKQEHKYSGSARSKTNEESDLLIDVSAEEEHPRSDGKWK; encoded by the exons ATGTCAATGGAGGCCACATTGTCCGCCGCGACGCCCACAACGGCAGCTCTCCTTGCCGCCTCCAAATCCCTCAACCGCCGACTCGCCAGGACTTTCCTCAGTCAACGCCTCCCCAGTCGTCTCCTTGCTCGCAGGCACCTGACTTCCCTTCACACCAACTACTACGGCTTTCAGACCCCTAAACCTAATCCTCTCTCTTCCTCGTCTCTGAGGAGTCTCTGCGTCGTTGATCCGCTCTTACGGCGCCGTTTAGAGTGCGTTGGTAGCTCCGCTGCTTCATTTGCCTCTGGTGGTGGAAATGGTGGCTTTGGCGGAGAGAGTGGCGGCAGAGGAGGTGACGGCGAGGGAGGTTCCGGCGGCGGCGATGCCAAGTCCAAGGTTGTTGCTGCTGGAGGCGATGAGGTTTCGGTGCTCTCCACTGATGTCATTATTCTCGATGTTGGA GGAATGACATGTGGGGGATGTGCAGCCAGTGTGAAGCGAATTCTAGAAAATCAA CCTCAGGTGTCGTCTGCGAGTGTAAATCTCACAACAGAGACGGCAATTGTGTGGCCTGTGTCCGAAGAGAAGGCTGCACCAAACTGGCAAAAGCAGCTAGGAGAGACACTTGCAAACCAATTGACCAGTTGCGGTTTCAAGTCTAACCTTCGTG ATTCAGGTCGAGACAATTTTCTCAAAGTTTTTGAAaggaaaatggaagaaaagcGTAAACGCCTAAAAGATAGTG GAAATGAGCTTGCATTCTCTTGGGCTCTGTGTGCTGTCTGCCTAGTTGGCCATGCATCTCATTTCTTTGGGGCTAAGGCTCCATGGATCCATGCGCTCCATTCGACAGGATTCCATTTGTCCTTATGTCTATTTACATTGCTTGGTCCTGGGCGTCGACTTATCTTTGATGGTTTGAGGAGTCTTGTTAAAGGGGCTCCAAACATGAATACTTTGGTTGGTTTAGGGGCCTTATCGTCATTTACTGTCAGTTCATTAGCTGCCTTTATACCAAAACTG GGCTGGAAGACTTTCTTCGAGGAACCAATTATGTTGATAGCTTTTGTCTTGTTAGGGAGGAATCTTGAACAAAGAGCTAAAATCAAAGCAAGCAGTGATATGACTGAACTTCTTAGTATTGTACCGTCAAAGGCACGTCTTTTGGTCAATAACGGTGAACAAGAGTTGGAATCAGTAGTTGAAGTTTCTACTAACAGCCTCTCTGTTGGAGATAAAATTGTTGTACTACCTGGA GACCGTGTTCCAGTAGATGGAATTGTTAAAGCTGGTAGGAGTATCATTGATGAGTCAAGTTTTACAGGAGAGCCGTTGCCTGTAACCAAACTACCTGGG AGTCAAGTTGCCGCCGGAAGCATAAATCTCAATGGCACTCTTACAGTTGAAGTACAGAGACCAGGTGGTGAGACTGCTATGGCAGACATTGTTCGCTTGGTAGAAGAAGCACAGAGTAGGGAAGCTCCTGTACAGCGCTTGGCCGACAAG GTGTCTGGACATTTTACATATGGAGTAATGACACTCTCTGCTGCTACATTTCTATTTTGGAGCTTGATTGGTGGTCATATTTTACCTGCTGCTTTTCACGGAGGAAATTCAGTTTCGTTAGCATTGCAACTCTCTTGCAGTGTACTG GTTGTTGCTTGTCCATGTGCTCTTGGGCTAGCCACACCTACAGCTGTGCTG GTTGGGACTTCATTGGGAGCTAAAAGAGGACTACTTTTGCGCGGCGGTAGTATTTTAGAGAAGTTTTCAATGGTGAACACTATAGTGTTTGATAAAACAGGGACTCTGACAGTGGGCAAACCTGTTGTGACTAAGATTGTGACTCCTGAACGTTCGAAAGTTACTGACTTAAA aGAAAAGATAAACCATACTTGGTCAGAAGTTGATGTTCTGAAGTTTGCTGCTGGAGTAGAATCGAATACAGTTCATCCGGTTGCAAAAGCTATTGTGGAAGCTAGTCAGGCTCTTAATTGTCAGAATATGAAG GTTGCGGATGGAACATTCTTGGAAGAACCTGGCTCTGGTGCTGTAGCAACTGTTGAGAACAAAAAGGTTTCTGTTGGGACTTTGGAATGGGTTCAAAG GCATGGAGTTACTAAGAATCCATTTGACGAAGTAGAAGCCCATACGAGTCAATCTATTGTATATGTAGGCATTGATAGTACTCTTGCCGGTCTCATTTATTTGGAGGATCAGATAAGGGAAGATGCTGGACAAGTTGTTAAATCTTTATCTAAGCAAGGGATCGATGTATACATGCTATCTGGGGACAAAAGAAATAATGCGGAGTACGTCGCGTCTGCTGTTGGTATTCCGAAAGAGAAG GTGATATCTGGTGTTAAACCGACGGAAAAGAAGAAGTTCATAATGGAGCTTCAGAAGGATCAGAACATTGTAGCAATGGTTGGTGATGGAATTAATGATGCTGCAGCATTGGCTTCATCGCATGTTGGAATTGCCATGGGTGGTGGTGTTGGAGCTGCTAGTGAGGTGTCTTCTATTGTGCTATTGGGCAACAGACTTTCACAG TTACTTGATGCATTGGAGCTGAGTAGACTAACTATGAAGACTGTGAAGCAAAATCTGTGGTGGGCTTTTGCATACAATATT GTAGGACTTCCAATTGCTGCTGGAGTGTTGCTTCCAGTAACTGGGACCATTCTGACGCCGTCAATTGCTGGAGGCCTCATGGGCTTGAGTTCTGTAGGGGTTATGGCAAATTCATTGTTTCTGAGATACAAGTTCTCTAAACAGGAACACAAATATAGTGGATCTGCTCGCTCCAAAACTAACGAGGAATCCGATCTTCTCATCGACGTAAGTGCAGAAGAAGAGCATCCTCGTTCTGATGGTAAATGGAAATAA
- the LOC126623164 gene encoding potassium transporter 7-like isoform X1: protein MADEEGPERGEINGGPASMDSIESRWVFQDEDDSDLDDDDAEAHAMHRTVVDSEDDEEEDDNAEQRLIRTGPRVDSFDVEALEVPGALRNEYEDFSLGRKIIIAFQTLGVVFGDVGTSPLYTFSVMFKKAPINGNEDVIGAMSLVLYTLILIPLLKYVLVVLWANDDGEGGTFALYSLICRHAKVSLLPNQLPSDSRISSFRLKVPSPELERSLKIKERLEASLTLKRLLLTLVLAGTAMVIADGVVTPAMSVVSAVGGITVEVEAIKQDQVVMISVAFLVILFSVQKFGTSKVGLAVGPALFIWFCSLGGIGIYNLVKYDSSVFKAFNPIHIYYFFKRNSTKAWYALGGCILCATGSEAMFADLCYFSVRSVQLTFVFLVLPCLMLGYLGQAAYLMENPDEADLAFFSSIPSGFFWPMLLIANIAALIASRAMTTATFSCIKQSMALGCFPRLKIIHTSRKFMGQIYIPVVNWFLLVVCLVSVCTISNIDEIGNAYGIAELGVMMMTTILVTIVMLLIWQINIIIVLSFLIIFLGLELTFFSSVLWSVGDGSWIILVFAIIMFFIMFIWNYGSKLKYETEVKQKLSMDLMRQLGPNLGTIRAPGIGLLYNELVKGIPAILGHFLTTLPAIHSMIIFVCIKYVPVPVVPQSERFLFRRVCPKSYHIFRCIARYGYKDVRKENHQTFEQLLIESLEKFIRREAQERSLESDGDDGDTDSEDESSCSRVLIAPNGSVYSLGVPLLAELKETRQQSTSEASTSEEVKPVFPTDPTISDSEQSIDGELSFIRKAKESGVVYLLGHGDIRARKDSWFIKKLIINYFYAFLRKNCRRGTANLSVPHSHLMQVGMTYMV, encoded by the exons ATGGCGGATGAGGAAGGCCCCGAGAGGGGCGAGATCAATGGCGGACCGGCATCCATGGATTCCATCGAGTCCCGGTGGGTCTTTCAGGACGAGGACGACTCCGACCTCGACGACGACGATGCAGAGGCACATGCGATGCATCGGACGGTTGTGGATTCGGAGGATGACGAAGAGGAGGACGATAATGCCGAGCAGCGATTGATTCGCACTGGCCCTCGCGTCGATTCCTTTGACGTAGAAGCGCTCGAGGTCCCCGGCGCTCTCCGAAATGAATACGAG GATTTCAGTCTCGGAAGGAAAATAATAATTGCTTTTCAGACCCTTGGAGTTGTCTTTGGTGATGTTGGAACAAGTCCATTATATACGTTCAGTGTCATGTTTAAAAAAGCACCTATTAATGGAAATGAGGATGTTATTGGAGCAATGTCATTAGTCCTGTACACGTTAATCTTGATCCCCTTGCTTAAGTATGTGCTGGTGGTTCTTTGGGCAAATGATGATGGTGAAG GTGGTACATTTGCTTTGTATTCATTGATCTGTCGACATGCTAAGGTCAGTCTTCTTCCCAATCAGCTTCCGTCAGATTCCCGGATATCAAGCTTCAGGCTAAAGGTGCCATCTCCTGAACTTGAGAGATCTTTAAAAATCAAGGAAAGGCTTGAGGCTTCACTGACTCTGAAAAGGCTTCTTCTGACGTTAGTTCTTGCTGGTACTGCGATGGTGATAGCTGATGGGGTTGTTACACCAGCAATGTCAG TAGTATCAGCTGTTGGTGGTATAACGGTTGAAGTAGAGGCAATTAAGCAAG ATCAAGTGGTGATGATTTCGGTTGCCTTTCTTGTTATTTTATTCAGTGTACAGAAATTTGGGACAAGTAAAGTTGGACTGGCTGTAGGCCCTGCCTTATTCATATGGTTTTGTTCCCTTGGGGGCATTGGGATTTACAACCTTGTTAAATATGACAGCAGTGTCTTTAAGGCATTCAATCCTATTCACATATATTACTTCTTCAAGAGGAACTCAACTAAGGCTTGGTATGCTCTTGGGGGTTGTATTTTATGCGCAACAG GTTCTGAGGCAATGTTTGCGGATCTTTGCTACTTTTCTGTGCGATCAGTCCAG CTTACGTTCGTTTTTCTTGTTTTGCCCTGCCTTATGTTGGGCTATTTGGGTCAAGCTGCATACCTTATGGAGAACCCAGATGAAGCAGATCTAGCTTTCTTTTCTTCAATCCCAA GTGGTTTTTTCTGGCCTATGCTCCTCATTGCTAACATTGCCGCATTGATTGCTAGTCGTGCAATGACAACAGCCACTTTTTCATGCATAAAACAATCAATGGCACTTGGTTGTTTCCCTCGCCTTAAAATCATACATACCTCCAGGAAGTTTATGGGGCAAATTTATATCCCTGTCGTAAATTGGTTTTTGCTGGTGGTTTGCCTGGTGTCTGTCTGCACTATTTCAAACATTGATGAGATTGGAAATGCATATG GCATTGCTGAGCTAggagtgatgatgatgacgaccATTTTAGTAACAATTGTTATGCTTCTTATATGGCAGATAAACATTATCATCGTGCTGAGTTTCTTAATAATTTTCCTGGGGTTGGAGTTGACCTTTTTCTCATCAGTTTTGTGGAGTGTGGGAGATGGAAGTTGGATAATTTTGGTATTTGCcataattatgttttttataatGTTTATCTGGAACTATGGAAGCAAGCTTAAGTATGAAACTGAAGTCAAGCAAAAGCTGTCAATGGATTTGATGCGGCAATTGGGTCCCAATCTTGGGACAATAAGAGCTCCAGGCATTGGTTTGCTTTATAATGAGCTGGTGAAGGGAATTCCAGCAATTCTTGGCCATTTTCTGACCACACTTCCCGCAATCCACTCGATGATCATATTTGTTTGTATAAAGTATGTTCCAGTTCCTGTAGTACCTCAAAGTGAAAGGTTCCTTTTCCGGCGTGTCTGCCCAAAAAGCTACCACATATTTCGTTGTATTGCCAG GTACGGCTATAAGGATGTTCGTAAAGAAAATCACCAAACATTTGAACAGCTACTAATTGAGAGCCTTGAGAAATTCATACGTAGGGAGGCTCAGGAGCGGTCACTAGAGAGTGACGGGGATGATGGTGATACAGACTCAGAGGATGAGTCCTCTTGCTCAAGGGTTCTTATAGCCCCCAATGGAAGTGTTTACTCGCTTGGCGTTCCTCTCCTGGCTGAGTTAAAGGAGACAAGACAGCAGTCTACATCAGAAGCAAGCACATCAGAGGAGGTGAAGCCAGTGTTTCCAACAGATCCAACAATTTCTGATTCTGAGCAGAGTATTGATGGGGAACTATCGTTTATACGGAAGGCCAAGGAATCGGGGGTTGTTTATCTTCTTGGTCATGGTGATATTAGGGCCAGGAAAGATTCATGGTTCATTAAGAAGTTAATCATCAATTACTTTTATGCTTTCTTGAGGAAAAATTGCAGGAGGGGCACTGCGAATTTGAGCGTGCCCCATTCGCATCTAATGCAGGTTGGGATGACATATATGGTATGA
- the LOC126623164 gene encoding potassium transporter 7-like isoform X2, whose protein sequence is MADEEGPERGEINGGPASMDSIESRWVFQDEDDSDLDDDDAEAHAMHRTVVDSEDDEEEDDNAEQRLIRTGPRVDSFDVEALEVPGALRNEYEDFSLGRKIIIAFQTLGVVFGDVGTSPLYTFSVMFKKAPINGNEDVIGAMSLVLYTLILIPLLKYVLVVLWANDDGEGGTFALYSLICRHAKVSLLPNQLPSDSRISSFRLKVPSPELERSLKIKERLEASLTLKRLLLTLVLAGTAMVIADGVVTPAMSVVSAVGGITVEVEAIKQDQVVMISVAFLVILFSVQKFGTSKVGLAVGPALFIWFCSLGGIGIYNLVKYDSSVFKAFNPIHIYYFFKRNSTKAWYALGGCILCATGSEAMFADLCYFSVRSVQLTFVFLVLPCLMLGYLGQAAYLMENPDEADLAFFSSIPSIAELGVMMMTTILVTIVMLLIWQINIIIVLSFLIIFLGLELTFFSSVLWSVGDGSWIILVFAIIMFFIMFIWNYGSKLKYETEVKQKLSMDLMRQLGPNLGTIRAPGIGLLYNELVKGIPAILGHFLTTLPAIHSMIIFVCIKYVPVPVVPQSERFLFRRVCPKSYHIFRCIARYGYKDVRKENHQTFEQLLIESLEKFIRREAQERSLESDGDDGDTDSEDESSCSRVLIAPNGSVYSLGVPLLAELKETRQQSTSEASTSEEVKPVFPTDPTISDSEQSIDGELSFIRKAKESGVVYLLGHGDIRARKDSWFIKKLIINYFYAFLRKNCRRGTANLSVPHSHLMQVGMTYMV, encoded by the exons ATGGCGGATGAGGAAGGCCCCGAGAGGGGCGAGATCAATGGCGGACCGGCATCCATGGATTCCATCGAGTCCCGGTGGGTCTTTCAGGACGAGGACGACTCCGACCTCGACGACGACGATGCAGAGGCACATGCGATGCATCGGACGGTTGTGGATTCGGAGGATGACGAAGAGGAGGACGATAATGCCGAGCAGCGATTGATTCGCACTGGCCCTCGCGTCGATTCCTTTGACGTAGAAGCGCTCGAGGTCCCCGGCGCTCTCCGAAATGAATACGAG GATTTCAGTCTCGGAAGGAAAATAATAATTGCTTTTCAGACCCTTGGAGTTGTCTTTGGTGATGTTGGAACAAGTCCATTATATACGTTCAGTGTCATGTTTAAAAAAGCACCTATTAATGGAAATGAGGATGTTATTGGAGCAATGTCATTAGTCCTGTACACGTTAATCTTGATCCCCTTGCTTAAGTATGTGCTGGTGGTTCTTTGGGCAAATGATGATGGTGAAG GTGGTACATTTGCTTTGTATTCATTGATCTGTCGACATGCTAAGGTCAGTCTTCTTCCCAATCAGCTTCCGTCAGATTCCCGGATATCAAGCTTCAGGCTAAAGGTGCCATCTCCTGAACTTGAGAGATCTTTAAAAATCAAGGAAAGGCTTGAGGCTTCACTGACTCTGAAAAGGCTTCTTCTGACGTTAGTTCTTGCTGGTACTGCGATGGTGATAGCTGATGGGGTTGTTACACCAGCAATGTCAG TAGTATCAGCTGTTGGTGGTATAACGGTTGAAGTAGAGGCAATTAAGCAAG ATCAAGTGGTGATGATTTCGGTTGCCTTTCTTGTTATTTTATTCAGTGTACAGAAATTTGGGACAAGTAAAGTTGGACTGGCTGTAGGCCCTGCCTTATTCATATGGTTTTGTTCCCTTGGGGGCATTGGGATTTACAACCTTGTTAAATATGACAGCAGTGTCTTTAAGGCATTCAATCCTATTCACATATATTACTTCTTCAAGAGGAACTCAACTAAGGCTTGGTATGCTCTTGGGGGTTGTATTTTATGCGCAACAG GTTCTGAGGCAATGTTTGCGGATCTTTGCTACTTTTCTGTGCGATCAGTCCAG CTTACGTTCGTTTTTCTTGTTTTGCCCTGCCTTATGTTGGGCTATTTGGGTCAAGCTGCATACCTTATGGAGAACCCAGATGAAGCAGATCTAGCTTTCTTTTCTTCAATCCCAA GCATTGCTGAGCTAggagtgatgatgatgacgaccATTTTAGTAACAATTGTTATGCTTCTTATATGGCAGATAAACATTATCATCGTGCTGAGTTTCTTAATAATTTTCCTGGGGTTGGAGTTGACCTTTTTCTCATCAGTTTTGTGGAGTGTGGGAGATGGAAGTTGGATAATTTTGGTATTTGCcataattatgttttttataatGTTTATCTGGAACTATGGAAGCAAGCTTAAGTATGAAACTGAAGTCAAGCAAAAGCTGTCAATGGATTTGATGCGGCAATTGGGTCCCAATCTTGGGACAATAAGAGCTCCAGGCATTGGTTTGCTTTATAATGAGCTGGTGAAGGGAATTCCAGCAATTCTTGGCCATTTTCTGACCACACTTCCCGCAATCCACTCGATGATCATATTTGTTTGTATAAAGTATGTTCCAGTTCCTGTAGTACCTCAAAGTGAAAGGTTCCTTTTCCGGCGTGTCTGCCCAAAAAGCTACCACATATTTCGTTGTATTGCCAG GTACGGCTATAAGGATGTTCGTAAAGAAAATCACCAAACATTTGAACAGCTACTAATTGAGAGCCTTGAGAAATTCATACGTAGGGAGGCTCAGGAGCGGTCACTAGAGAGTGACGGGGATGATGGTGATACAGACTCAGAGGATGAGTCCTCTTGCTCAAGGGTTCTTATAGCCCCCAATGGAAGTGTTTACTCGCTTGGCGTTCCTCTCCTGGCTGAGTTAAAGGAGACAAGACAGCAGTCTACATCAGAAGCAAGCACATCAGAGGAGGTGAAGCCAGTGTTTCCAACAGATCCAACAATTTCTGATTCTGAGCAGAGTATTGATGGGGAACTATCGTTTATACGGAAGGCCAAGGAATCGGGGGTTGTTTATCTTCTTGGTCATGGTGATATTAGGGCCAGGAAAGATTCATGGTTCATTAAGAAGTTAATCATCAATTACTTTTATGCTTTCTTGAGGAAAAATTGCAGGAGGGGCACTGCGAATTTGAGCGTGCCCCATTCGCATCTAATGCAGGTTGGGATGACATATATGGTATGA
- the LOC126623163 gene encoding copper-transporting ATPase PAA1, chloroplastic isoform X2: protein MEEKRKRLKDSGNELAFSWALCAVCLVGHASHFFGAKAPWIHALHSTGFHLSLCLFTLLGPGRRLIFDGLRSLVKGAPNMNTLVGLGALSSFTVSSLAAFIPKLGWKTFFEEPIMLIAFVLLGRNLEQRAKIKASSDMTELLSIVPSKARLLVNNGEQELESVVEVSTNSLSVGDKIVVLPGDRVPVDGIVKAGRSIIDESSFTGEPLPVTKLPGSQVAAGSINLNGTLTVEVQRPGGETAMADIVRLVEEAQSREAPVQRLADKVSGHFTYGVMTLSAATFLFWSLIGGHILPAAFHGGNSVSLALQLSCSVLVVACPCALGLATPTAVLVGTSLGAKRGLLLRGGSILEKFSMVNTIVFDKTGTLTVGKPVVTKIVTPERSKVTDLKEKINHTWSEVDVLKFAAGVESNTVHPVAKAIVEASQALNCQNMKVADGTFLEEPGSGAVATVENKKVSVGTLEWVQRHGVTKNPFDEVEAHTSQSIVYVGIDSTLAGLIYLEDQIREDAGQVVKSLSKQGIDVYMLSGDKRNNAEYVASAVGIPKEKVISGVKPTEKKKFIMELQKDQNIVAMVGDGINDAAALASSHVGIAMGGGVGAASEVSSIVLLGNRLSQLLDALELSRLTMKTVKQNLWWAFAYNIVGLPIAAGVLLPVTGTILTPSIAGGLMGLSSVGVMANSLFLRYKFSKQEHKYSGSARSKTNEESDLLIDVSAEEEHPRSDGKWK from the exons atggaagaaaagcGTAAACGCCTAAAAGATAGTG GAAATGAGCTTGCATTCTCTTGGGCTCTGTGTGCTGTCTGCCTAGTTGGCCATGCATCTCATTTCTTTGGGGCTAAGGCTCCATGGATCCATGCGCTCCATTCGACAGGATTCCATTTGTCCTTATGTCTATTTACATTGCTTGGTCCTGGGCGTCGACTTATCTTTGATGGTTTGAGGAGTCTTGTTAAAGGGGCTCCAAACATGAATACTTTGGTTGGTTTAGGGGCCTTATCGTCATTTACTGTCAGTTCATTAGCTGCCTTTATACCAAAACTG GGCTGGAAGACTTTCTTCGAGGAACCAATTATGTTGATAGCTTTTGTCTTGTTAGGGAGGAATCTTGAACAAAGAGCTAAAATCAAAGCAAGCAGTGATATGACTGAACTTCTTAGTATTGTACCGTCAAAGGCACGTCTTTTGGTCAATAACGGTGAACAAGAGTTGGAATCAGTAGTTGAAGTTTCTACTAACAGCCTCTCTGTTGGAGATAAAATTGTTGTACTACCTGGA GACCGTGTTCCAGTAGATGGAATTGTTAAAGCTGGTAGGAGTATCATTGATGAGTCAAGTTTTACAGGAGAGCCGTTGCCTGTAACCAAACTACCTGGG AGTCAAGTTGCCGCCGGAAGCATAAATCTCAATGGCACTCTTACAGTTGAAGTACAGAGACCAGGTGGTGAGACTGCTATGGCAGACATTGTTCGCTTGGTAGAAGAAGCACAGAGTAGGGAAGCTCCTGTACAGCGCTTGGCCGACAAG GTGTCTGGACATTTTACATATGGAGTAATGACACTCTCTGCTGCTACATTTCTATTTTGGAGCTTGATTGGTGGTCATATTTTACCTGCTGCTTTTCACGGAGGAAATTCAGTTTCGTTAGCATTGCAACTCTCTTGCAGTGTACTG GTTGTTGCTTGTCCATGTGCTCTTGGGCTAGCCACACCTACAGCTGTGCTG GTTGGGACTTCATTGGGAGCTAAAAGAGGACTACTTTTGCGCGGCGGTAGTATTTTAGAGAAGTTTTCAATGGTGAACACTATAGTGTTTGATAAAACAGGGACTCTGACAGTGGGCAAACCTGTTGTGACTAAGATTGTGACTCCTGAACGTTCGAAAGTTACTGACTTAAA aGAAAAGATAAACCATACTTGGTCAGAAGTTGATGTTCTGAAGTTTGCTGCTGGAGTAGAATCGAATACAGTTCATCCGGTTGCAAAAGCTATTGTGGAAGCTAGTCAGGCTCTTAATTGTCAGAATATGAAG GTTGCGGATGGAACATTCTTGGAAGAACCTGGCTCTGGTGCTGTAGCAACTGTTGAGAACAAAAAGGTTTCTGTTGGGACTTTGGAATGGGTTCAAAG GCATGGAGTTACTAAGAATCCATTTGACGAAGTAGAAGCCCATACGAGTCAATCTATTGTATATGTAGGCATTGATAGTACTCTTGCCGGTCTCATTTATTTGGAGGATCAGATAAGGGAAGATGCTGGACAAGTTGTTAAATCTTTATCTAAGCAAGGGATCGATGTATACATGCTATCTGGGGACAAAAGAAATAATGCGGAGTACGTCGCGTCTGCTGTTGGTATTCCGAAAGAGAAG GTGATATCTGGTGTTAAACCGACGGAAAAGAAGAAGTTCATAATGGAGCTTCAGAAGGATCAGAACATTGTAGCAATGGTTGGTGATGGAATTAATGATGCTGCAGCATTGGCTTCATCGCATGTTGGAATTGCCATGGGTGGTGGTGTTGGAGCTGCTAGTGAGGTGTCTTCTATTGTGCTATTGGGCAACAGACTTTCACAG TTACTTGATGCATTGGAGCTGAGTAGACTAACTATGAAGACTGTGAAGCAAAATCTGTGGTGGGCTTTTGCATACAATATT GTAGGACTTCCAATTGCTGCTGGAGTGTTGCTTCCAGTAACTGGGACCATTCTGACGCCGTCAATTGCTGGAGGCCTCATGGGCTTGAGTTCTGTAGGGGTTATGGCAAATTCATTGTTTCTGAGATACAAGTTCTCTAAACAGGAACACAAATATAGTGGATCTGCTCGCTCCAAAACTAACGAGGAATCCGATCTTCTCATCGACGTAAGTGCAGAAGAAGAGCATCCTCGTTCTGATGGTAAATGGAAATAA